The Streptomyces sp. NBC_00286 nucleotide sequence CGGACGGCGCCCCCTGGGTGCGTCTGCTGCTGCGCTGCGGAGCGGCCGAGTCGGTGGCGGCGGGGCGCATCACCCCGGAGGGCGGGCTGCCCGCCTGGCTGAGCCGGTTCACCCGGGAGTACGCGTACCAACAGGTTCCGTACGGTGGTATCTCCCGTCAGCCCATGCCGCCCGAACTGTTCGAACTGCTGGCGCTGTTCGCCCCGCGCCTGCGCGCGGCGGGCGAGCCGGTGCGGCTGCACGAGACCAAGTGGCGGCGCCACACCGATATCGACGCTGATCTGCTGGACGCCTGCCTGGCCGAGGGCATCGAGGTGCACGACCCGGGCGAGACGGTAATGCTGCGGTTCTGGGGCGACGACTCGCGCCGTGATCTGAAGGCGGTGGCCGCGCATCCGGTCTTCGGCCGCCGCTTGGAGGGCACGGTTCACGAGGGCCTGCACAGCCCGCATTGGGGCCCGCGTGGAGGCGGTACGGCGATCACCCGGCTGCCGGGCAACGAGGGCATCGCCGCCGAAGTCCTGACCCGGATCAACAGCCTGCTCGACGCGCTGCGCGGCGGCGGGCTCGGCGCCGCGCAAGAGGCGGTCGACGAGCTCGCCACCCTCCTCGACCGCCCCACCGCCACCGCGCTGGACGGCATCGAGGAGGCCCTCACCGCCCTCGACCTGACCGGCCCGTTGACCCGCGCCCTGCGGGCCGGGCTGCCGGAGGAGCTGGCCTGGCCCGCACTGGAGGACGCCCTCACCGAGCTGCCCCTCGCCGAGATCACGGCCGTCACCTGCACCTGGCCCGTGCTGACGCTGTACTCCCACGACCGGGCCATCGCCGTCGACCACGCCGGTCGCCGCGCCTCCTGCACCTTCCGCATCCCGGACGACGCGACCCTGCACACCGTGCACTACGTGGGCGGGAAGTTCCTGGTCGGCTGGACGACGGACGCACAACGCTATTTCAGTGACCGCGCGTTCTGGGCGGACGCCCCCAACGAGGTCTTCGAGCCGGAGAACGCCAGCGGCATGGTGCCGTACGGCGGCTCCATCGACGGTGCCCTCGGCTTCCAGTTCGAGACCGCCGACGGTGACGGCCGGCACGACGGCGAGCGGGTGCTGCGCCCCGGCGGCCGCGAGGGCATCGACAACCACGAACTGCAGATGTCGGACGGCAAGCGGGTATGGAGCGCGAGGGTGTATGGGGACGGCTGGGCCCGCGTCGACCCGGCCACCGGCGCCCGCACCGAGGACGCCACCCTGCCGGACTTCCCCGGCACGGGCACCCTGCCCCCGGGCACGGCGGTCTTCAAGGAAACCCTTTCCCTGGCCCCCATGCCGCCGGGCGCCCCCGAGTCCCCGCTGGGACAGGCCGGTTCCCTGGTCGGCTTCCGGGTGCTGTTCCGTACGAAGTACCGGAACAACGCACCCGACCGCTTCATCCTGGAGGGAATCGACGGACGCGAGGCGACCTACCGGGTCTCCCGGCAGGGCCAGGATCCGTGGGGCATCCTGCGGCTGCCCGAGGGCGGCGAGGACGGCGTGCTGGCGGAGCAGATCAACGTCCGGTGCGTCGCGGTCGAGGACGGTTCGCTGCTGTGGGAGGCCCGCGGTTTCCCGGACCCCAAGCACCCGTGGCACAAGCCGTCGGCCGCCGCCGGACCCATGCCGTTCCCTCCGCCCGCGTACTGGCACTTCCTCGTCCCCCGGGACCCGGCGGCCTCGGCGGCGCTGCGTGCGGTCGACGACGAGACCGTACGCAGTCTCCTCGACTCGCAGGCCGGCCTCACCGACGTACTGCCGGAGCTAATACCGGAGTTGACGGACTCTGACCTCCGTGAAGGCGTGCTGCGCGCGATCCGCCTGGCCGCCGACGTGCGGCGCCGCCGCGAGGAACTCTCCCGGCGCGTGAGCATCATGCGGTCCGGACCCGCGGTCACGCTGAAGAACCCCGTACCCGACACGGAGTTGACCGTCGCACTGCGCGGCCTGCGGGACGAACCCGGGCACTACAAGGCCCCCAGGCCGCAGCCGCGGCCCGCCATGCTCACCGCTCTGGCCGCCGACGGCCGCCATCTGCGCGGCGAGATCGACGACGAGACCCGCCGACTCGCGCCTCCGGCCCGGCCCCTCGACTGGACCGTGCTGCTCGGCTGGATCGACGCGGTGGCATGGCGAGCGCTCATGTCCACGACCGCCGATTCCGAACGGGCCTGTCTGCTGGCCCTGCTGGAGACCTGGCGCGAGCAGCCCTTCGCGGAGCGTGGCAGCAGTTGGCGCACAGGGCAGGCACCGGCGCCCGCACTCGCAGCGCACCGGGCGGAGGGTTGGGTGATCGCGTCAGGTCCACCGGACGACCCGGGTGTCAGGGATGACGCCGGGGAGCGCTTCGTCCAGCGGGCCACGGACCCGGCACCCGCGGAGGCGACCGGGTGCAGGACCGTCACGCTCACCCGTGACGACTCCGCCCGTCTTGCCCGACTGCTCGAACTCCTCGCGGCCCAGGGCCCCTTGCGCCTCTCCCCCGCCGCGCTGCAGGCGTTCTCCCGCCGTACGGGCGTACGGCGGGCCATCGCCGCCCTGACGCTGGGCGGCCTGCCCTACGGCGCCGGGAAGGAGTACGAGAAGCTGCTGCGGTCGGCGCCGTACAACGCGAGCAAGAGCCTGGTCTGGGCCTACGGCGACTACCGCCTCGGGTCCTCCGGCCGCGTGTCCGTCCTCGCGGCGGGCCTGCCGGACGACCCCGCCGAGTTGCCCGGCCTGTGGACGGAGGACGGTATGGTCGCCGCCGCCGAGCGCATGGCGGATGCCTGGAACGGCCTGGTCGGGCGGACCCCGTACGTCGACGAGGACCTGGCCGACGGCCTGGAGACCGACCTCGCCATCACCGGTGACTGGGCTCACCGTCTCGCGACGGGCGCCGCGATCCCCGCCCAGGACAAGGGGTTCGCGCTGGTCGAGGGCAGCGTCTCAGGCCACTTCGCCCTGCACCGCGACGAGTCCGACGGCACGACCGGCTCCTGGATCAGCTCCGGCGACCTGCCGCACGTGGTCCCGGCGACGGCCCTGGTCTGGGCGCTCACCGAACGCCCCGTGGGCGACCCGTCCGTCGCCTGGGCCACCGGTCTGTACGAAGACCTGCGCACCCTGCTGGACTCCCCGACGTACCTGGTCCCCCTCACCCCCCGCCCAGACCTCGCCGCGTCCGTGGCGACGGACCCGAACTTCAAGCCGTACGAAGGCCGTTTCCACCTGCGCAGCCGGCCCTATCAGCCGGGCGGTCACACGCTCCCGACGGCGTACGACAACGGCAGCCTCGTCGTCACCATCCCCCACGGCCAGGTCTTCCTCCGAGCCTCCACCCCCGACGCGACCCAGCTCTACACCCCGGACGGCGGCCTGGCCCGCATGGTCCAGCGCGCCGCCACCACCCCGGTGCCGCCCGGCTCGTACGAAGCCAACCCCCTGCTCAGCGTCCCGGCCCTGGTCGGCGAGGTCGCCACCACCCTCTCCCTCGACGAGGACGCCGCCGCCCTCTACCTCCAGCTCCGTACCCTCGCCCACCCCACGGACCGCAACATCCGCCGCTGGAACGCCTGGTCCCCGGCCCGCCACAAGGCCGCCCAGTCCGCCCTCGCCGCAACCGGCCTCACCGAGACCGCCAAGCGCCCCCGCGCGGGCCGCACCGCCTTCGTCCCCGGCCCTTGGACCGACCTCAAGGCCCCGCACACCCCCCTGGAGACAGCCAAACTCACCTCGTACGGCGCCCCCGACTCCCATGGCAAGGAGGTGTACGGCCCGTTCTGCCGCCTGATCTCCCCGCTCCCCCTGCACGAACAGTTCGCCCGGGCGACCTGGGCGAGAAGGTGAGCCGTGTCTTCTTCACCACCGCCCCCGCCTGACCGCGGGCACACCACACGCGGCACACACACCGCACCACACACAGCACAGAGCACCGAACATGCAGATCCTCGTCGTCGGCGCCACCGGCTATGCCGGCCGGCGCGTCTCCGCCGCCCTGGCCCGTGCCGGCCACCGCGTCCTCGGCCTGACCCGCGACACCAGCGGCCAGGCCGCCCAGGACCTCACGATCAACGAAGTCACGCCCGTCAAGGGCGACTTCACCAAGCCCGAGACCTGGCGCGGCCACCTGGACGGCACGGACGCGGTCGTTCACCTGCTCATGGAGATGAGCGACCCCTTCGGCGGCGACCAGCGCCTGTTCGCCGAACTCGTCGCCGCTCAGGAGCGTGACGCGCGCCGTCGGCACCTGGTGTTCACCACCGGCATCTCCTCCTACGGCCGCACCGGCCTGCCGCTGATGGACGAGAACACGCCCGGCATCCCCGAAAGTCCCCTCGGCTTCCGCTTCGCGCTGGAGAAGGAGCTGGCCGCCAGGGGCCTCGCGCACACTGTGGTCCGCCCCGGTTTCATGTACGGAGGGCCCGCCACCACCTCCATGACCGGCGAGTGGTTCGCCGCCGCCGAGGCAGGCAAACCCGTTTTCTACGGCGACACCGCCAAGCGCTGGAGCTGGGTCCACGCCGACGACCTCGCCGACGCCTACGTCCGTATCCTCGACAACCCGGCCGCCGTGGACGGCGAGGTGTTCGTCGTCGCCGACGACCAGCGCCTGACCGCCCTGGACGTGCAGCGCGTCGCCCTGCGCGCGGCCGGCTACACCGGCGAGATCACCATGGAGACCGCGGAGGCCGGCGGGATGATGCAGATGGCCGCCGACCAGGACGAGCTCGTCACGAGTGCGAAGGCCCACCGCCTGCTCGGCTGGCGCCCCCGCCACACCTCGTTCACCGACAACCCCGAGCAGCACTACCGCGCATGGAAGGCCAACCAGTCGAGCACCGACTGAAACACGTGCGGGGCAAAGCCGCACACCAGGTTGCGCCCGGCCAGCGCCGCGGCCACAGGCCCCTGAGGGCATGACGCGCCGTGACGGCACGACGCACCGGCAGCACTGGCCGCAGTCGCCGAGTAGTTGAGGAACTACCGCTACTCGGCGAACCGCCAGGTCCCTCATTGACGGATGCGCTGGTCAATTGGCTTGTCGGTCACGTGCTTCTCCCTGTGGGGTCTGAAGACGCGTCAACTGGTGGGACGGCGGCCAGGGCCGGAGTCGCGCCATCCGGTGTCGTCTCGGCGGACGTGGCCCGGCTGGAGCGTCGGCCGCCGAGCCTGAGGTACAGCAGGGCGGCGCCGGTGACCACGAGTGGCCAGAGGAGGTACTGGCCCGACATGAGGAGCATGATCACCACCGCGACGAGGGCGACGAGTGCCGCCGTACGGGACTTGCCCCGTTTCGGGAGCAGTCGTAGCGCGGCGGCCACGCCGACGGCGTACACCGTGACGAACGAGCCCGTGGTCAGCAGCACCAGTGGGCGGGCACCCAGGCCGGTCGCGGTCACGGTGGCCAGT carries:
- a CDS encoding NAD-dependent epimerase/dehydratase family protein encodes the protein MQILVVGATGYAGRRVSAALARAGHRVLGLTRDTSGQAAQDLTINEVTPVKGDFTKPETWRGHLDGTDAVVHLLMEMSDPFGGDQRLFAELVAAQERDARRRHLVFTTGISSYGRTGLPLMDENTPGIPESPLGFRFALEKELAARGLAHTVVRPGFMYGGPATTSMTGEWFAAAEAGKPVFYGDTAKRWSWVHADDLADAYVRILDNPAAVDGEVFVVADDQRLTALDVQRVALRAAGYTGEITMETAEAGGMMQMAADQDELVTSAKAHRLLGWRPRHTSFTDNPEQHYRAWKANQSSTD